DNA from Amycolatopsis sp. DSM 110486:
GCGCTCGCCGCTCTGGAAGAGGTGGCGCTGGGCCCGGACGCCGACGGCGGTGAGCACGTCGCGGTGGCCGCGCGGCTGCGCCTGCTGCTGGCACAGCTGGAAGACCGCTCGGCGGGTGCGGCGCCCGATCGGGTGCCGGACGCCGATCTGGCGTCGGTCAGCGCCGAGGAGCTGCTGGACATGATCGGCGACGAGTTCGGAATCCGATGAGGGCAACAGTGGGAACAGCGGCGAACAGTGGGAGCCCCGTGATGAGTACTTCCGCCACCGAGGTCGTCGACGCCCTGCGTGCGTCGCTGGTGGAGAACGAGCGCCTGCGCCGGCAGAACCAGCGCCTGGCCTCCGCCGCGGCCGAACCCGTCGCGATCGTCGGGATCGCGTGCCGGTTCCCGGGCGGGGTGCACGGGCCGGAGGAGCTCTGGCGGCTCGTCGCGGACGGCCGGGACGCCATGACGGCGTTCCCGGCGGACCGCGGGTGGGACGGTTTCGACGTGCCGACGGCCCGCGAGGCCGCCTTCCTCACCGAGGCGGGGGAGTTCGACGCGCCGTTCTTCGGGATCTCGCCCCGCGAAGCGCTGACGATGGACCCGCAGCAGCGGCTTCTGCTGGAGGCGGCCTGGGAGGCGGTGGAACACGCCGGTGTCGACCCGGTTTCCCTGCGGGGCAGCCGGGCCGGGGTGTTCGTCGGTGGTGCGTCGCAGGAGTACGGCGCCTTGCTCGCGGAGTCCGGCCAGGCGCCGGGTTACGCGCTCACCGGGGTGCCGGGAAGCGTGATGTCCGGCCGGATCGCCTACTGCCTCGGGCTGGAAGGTCCCGCGGTCACGGTCGACACCGCGTGCTCTTCTTCGCTGGTGGCTCTGCACCTGGCGACCCGGTCGCTGCGGTCGGGGGAGTGCGACCTCGCGCTCGCCGGCGGGGTGCTGGTGATGTCCACTCCGGCCATCTTCGCCGAGTTCGCGGGCCAGGGTGGCTCGGCGGGCAATGGGCGGTGCAAGCCGTTCGCCGACGCGGCCGACGGTACGGGCTGGGGTGAGGGGGTCGGGCTGCTCGCGGTGATGCGGCTGTCGGACGCGCGCCGGCGGGGGCTTCGCGTGCTCGCGACGGTTCGCGGCACGGCCGTGAACTCCGACGGCGCCTCCAACGGCCTGACCGCGCCGAGCGGCCCGTCGCAGCAGCGGGTGATCCGGGCGGCGCTCGCCGATGCGGGCCTGTCACTGTCCGATGTGGACGCCGTCGAGGCGCACGGGACCGGCACGCGGCTCGGTGACCCGATCGAGGCCCACGCATTGCTCGCGACGTACGGCCAGGACCGCTCCGGCGACCGGCCGCTGTGGATCGGTTCGATCAAGTCGAACATCGGGCACACGCAGTACGCCGCCGGGGTGGCCGGGGTGATCAAGATGGTGATGGCGCTGCGGCACCGAGTGCTGCCGCGGACGCTGCACGTGGACCGGCCCACCTCGCAGGTCGACTGGACGGCCGGCGCGGTGGAGCTGCTGGGGGAGAACCGGCCGTGGCCGGATCCGGGCCGGGTCCGCCGGGCGGGGGTGTCCTCGTTCGGCATCAGCGGCACCAACGCCCACGTCGTCCTCGAGCAGGCCGAACCCTTCGAACCCACGGAACCCTCGGCAGCCGAGCCGGCCCAGATCCCGCTGCCGCCGGTGCTGGTGTCGGCCAGGGGGAGTGACGCGCTGGGCGAGCAGGCCGCGCAGCTGGCCACCTGGCTGAGCCGCACCCCCGACGCCGATCCCGGTGACGTCGCGCGGGCGATGGCGGCCGGCCGGGCGAGCCTCGAGGAGCGGGCCGCCGTCGTCGCGGGGGATCGGGCCGGCGTGCTCGCCGGGCTCCGCGCCCTGGCCGGCGGCGAGGTCGTGCCCGGCGTCGTGCGCGACCGGGTGCGGGAGGGCCGGCTCGCATTTTCCTTTGCGGGACAGGGAGCCCAGCGCCCGGGGATGGCCCGGTCGCTGTACGAGGCGTTCCCGGTGTTCGCGGCCGCGTTCGACGAGATCTGCGCGGCGTTCGCGCCGGGGCTCGACCGGCCGCTCGCCGACGTCGTTTTCGCCGTCGAGGGCACGGACGCCGCGGCGGCGCTCGGCACCACCACCTACACCCAGCCGGCGTTGTTCGCGGTCGAGGTCGCGCTGTACCGGCTGCTCGAGAGCTGGGGTGTGCGGCCGGACGTGGTGCTCGGCCATTCGATCGGCGAGCTGGCCGCGGCGCACGTGGCGGGGCTGTGGACGCTCGCCGACGCCTGTGCCGTGGTGCTGGCCCGCGCCCGGCTGATGGGGGAGCTTCCGGCCGGCGGGGCGATGGTGGCCGTCGGGCTGCCCGAGGAGCAGGTGCGGGCCGTGCTCGCCGAGCACGGGGACCAGGTCGGCGTGGCGGCGGTGAACGGGCCCGCCTCCGTGGTCGTGTCCGGCGTCGAGCCGGCGGTGCTGGAGGTGGCCGCGCAGTTCGCCGCGCAGGGTGCTCGCACCCGGCGGCTCGCGGTGAGCCACGCGTTCCACTCGCCGCTGATGGCACCGATGCTCGACGCCTTCCGCGCCGTCCTCGAGCGGGTCACCTTCGGTGTCCCGCAGCTGCCCGCGGTCTCGGGTCTCACCGGTGCGCTCGTCACCGCGGAGCAGTGGCGCGATCCGGGCTACTGGGTCCGGCACGTGCGCGAGACCGTGCGGTTCGCCGACGGCGTGGGCACGCTCGTGGACCGCGGGGTCGCCACGATCCTGGAACTGGGACCCGGCAGCGCCGGTACCGCGATGGCCGAGGAATGCCTGGCGTTTCGGGAAACCGAGCCCGACGCTGTGGTGTGCGCGGCCGGGATGCGCGGGGATCGCGGTGAGGTCGACGCCCTCTACGCCGCCGTCACGCGCGCCTACGTCCGAGGCGCGGCCCTGGACCGGGAAGCCTTCACCGGCGGGCGGCCGCGCTCGGCCGTCGAGCTCCCGACATACGCGTTCCGGCACCGCCGCTACTGGCTCGACGGCGAACCCGGCTCGCGAACCCCGAACCCGCCCGCCGATGCCGAATTCTGGGCCGCGGTCGAGCAGGCCGAGCCGGTGCGGTTCGCGGACCTGCTGGGCTCCGACGCGGCGGTGTGGGAACCGGTGCTGCCCGCGCTCGCGCGGTGGCACCGTGACCGCGACCGGCACGCGCTGCTCGGGTCCTGGCGGTATCGCACGGACTGGTCGCCCGTGCCGGTGGCCTCCGCCCGGGCGCTCGGTGACTGGCTGGTGATGCTGCCCGAGGGCGAGGACGAGTTCGCGGCCCGCGTGACTGGAGCGCTTCGGGAGCACGGCGCGACGGTGCGCACGGTGTCCGCGACGTCGGCCGAGGACCTGGCGGCCCGGCTTTCCGGGGCGTTGGACGGTTTCACCCCGGCCGGTGTGCTGTCGTTGCTCGGCCTGGCCGAGGGCGCGGATCCCGAATTCCCGGCGCTGTCTTCGGGCCTGAGCACCACGGTGTCGCTCTTCGGGACACTGGCCGGTGTCGACGCTCCACTGTGGATTCTCACGCGGTCGGCCGTGGCCGTCGGCCGGACCGACGAGGTCGTCTCCCCGGCGCAGCGACAGCTGTGGGGTCTGGGCCAGGTCGCGGGGCTGGAGCTGCCGCGGTCCTGGGGTGGGCTGGTCGATCTCCCGGCGGATCCGGACGAGCGGGTGCTGGACCGGCTGGCCGGGGTCCTCACCGCGACCGGCGGCGAGGACCAGGTCGCGATCCGCGCCGCCGGGGTGTTCGGCCGCCGGCTGGTCCGGGCAGCGGGCGGGCCGGGGCGCGGGCGGGGCGGCTGGCGGCCGCGGGGCACGGTGCTGGTGACCGGTGGCACGGGCGGCCTCGGTGCGCAGGTGGCCCGCTGGCTCGTCGCCAACGGCGCGGAGCGGCTGGTGCTCGCGAGCCGGCGCGGACCGGCGGCCGCCGGGGCCGGCGAACTGCGTGCGGAGCTGTCCGCGGCGGGCGCCGAGGTCGTGATCGAGGCGTGCGACGTGGCCGACCGCGAAGCTGTCACGGCGTTGCTGGCCCGAGTGCCGGACGAGCAGCCGTTGCGCGCGGTCGTGCACGCGGCCGGAATTGCCGAGTACCGAGATCTGCTGAGCAGCTCGGCGGCCGATTTCGCCGTGGCCGCGGGGGCCAAGGCGGCGGGCGCCCGGCACCTGCACGACCTGACCGCGCAGCTCGACCTCGACGCGTTCGTGCTGTTCTCCTCGGGCGCGGCCGCCTGGGGAGGTGCCGGTCAGGCCGCGTACGCGAGCGCGAACGCCTACCTCGACGGCCTTGCCGAGCACCGACGAGCACGAGGACTCACGGCCACCTCGATCGCCTGGGGCCCTTGGCGGGCCGGAGGGATGGCCGCCGACGTGGACGACGAGGCGCTGCTGCGACGTGGCCTGCGCGCCATGGACCCGGAGCCGGCGCTCGCCGCGCTCGGCGAGGCGGTCGGGTCCGGAGCGGCGACTTGCACGATCGCGGCGATCGACTGGGCGCGGTTCACCCCCGCGTACACGATGGCGCGGCGCCGTCCACTGATCGAGGGCGTGCCCGAGGTCGTGGGAATCCTGAGTGCGGAGGAGGAGCCGGCCGGCACCGAGGCCGGCGACGAGCTGCGGACCCGCCTCGCGGCGATGGCGGAGGCCGAGCAGCGGATGAGCCTGCTCGAGCTGGTCCGCCGCGCGGCCGCGGAGGTGCTGGGCCTGCCCGGGCCTACCTCGATCGGGGCCGGCACCGCGTTCGGCAGTCAGGGGTTCGACTCGCTGACCGCCATGGAGCTGCGGACCCGCCTCGGTACCGCGACCGGCCTGACCCTGCCCGCGGCGCTCGTGTTCGATTTTCCGACGCCTGCGGAGCTGGCCGACGCGCTGCGCGAGCGGCTGCTGGGCGTCACCACCGCACGGGAAGCGGCCGTGGCCCGGGCCGTCGCCGACGAGCCGGTGGCAGTGGTCGGGATGGGGTGCCGGCTGCCAGGCGGGGTGAGCTCGCCGGAGGATCTGTGGCGGCTGGTGTCGGACGGGGTCGACGCTGTGTCGGGGTTTCCGGCTGACCGCGGCTGGGAGGCGTGGCCTGGTTCTGCCGGTGGCCGTGGCGGGTTTCTTGCCGAGGTGGGTGGGTTCGACGCGGGGTTTTTCGGGGTGTCGCCGCGGGAGGCGTTGGCGATGGATCCGCAGCAGCGGTTGTTGTTGGAGGTGTCGTGGGAGGCGGTGGAGCGGGCGGGGATCGATCCGTTGTCGTTGCACGGCAGCCGCACCGGCGTCTACGTCGGCGGGACGGTGCAGGAGTACTCGACCGTCCTGGTGAACTCCGCCGAATCCGACTCCGGCTACGTGCTGACCGGTGCCGCCGGGAGTGTCCTTTCCGGACGGTTGTCGTACTTCCTCGGCCTGCAGGGCCCGGCGGTCTCGGTGGACACGGCGTGTTCGTCGTCGTTGGTCGGGCTGCACCTGGCGGCGCAGGCGTTGCGCGGCGGTGAGTGCGACCTGGCTCTGGCCGGTGGGGTCGCCGTGATGTCGACGCCGGGCAACTTCGTCGAGTTCTCGCGGCAGGGCGGGCTGGCCGCGGACGGCCGGTGCAAGGCGTTCTCCTCCGCCGCCGACGGGACCGGCTGGGCGGAAGGCGTCGGTGTGCTCGTTCTGGAGCGGCTGTCGGATGCGCGTCGCAATGGGCATCGGGTGCTGGCGGTGGTGCGGGGTTCGGCGGTGAACCAGGATGGTGCGTCCAATGGTCTGACGGCACCGAACGGTCCTTCGCAGGAGCGGGTGATCCGGGACGCGCTGGCCGCTGCCGGCCTTGAACCGTCCGAAGTGGACGCGGTCGAAGGGCACGGGACCGGCACGAAACTCGGGGACCCGATCGAGGTCGAGGCGCTGCTGGCGACCTACGGGCGCGACCGGCTCGGTGGTGAGCCGCTGTGGCTGGGTTCGCTCAAGTCGAACCTCGGCCACACGCAGGCCGCCGCGGGCGTGGCGGGAGTGATCAAGGCCGTGGCGGCGCTGCGGCACGGAAGGTTGCCGGCGACGCTGCACGTCGACGCGCCGTCGGGAGAGGTGGACTGGTCGTCGGGCGCGGTGGAATTGCTCACGGAGGCCCGAGAGTGGCCGGCGACGGGCCGCCCCCGGCGGGTGGGGGTGTCGTCGTTCGGCATGAGCGGGACGAACGCGCACGTGGTGCTGGAGCAGGCTCTTGAGGAAGAGCCGGTGGTTTCCGAGCCGTCGGACGGTGTGGTGCTGGTGCCGTTGTCGGGGGTGACGGACGCGGCGCTGGCCGGTCAGGCCGGGCGGCTGTCCGCGCATCTGGCTTCACATCCGGATGTTTCGGAGGTGGCGGTCGCGCACACGCTCTCGGTGGGGCGGTCGCGGTTCGAGCATCGTGCGGTGGTGATCGGTGACCGGACGTCGATGCCGGCGGGATTGTCCGCGGTGGCCGAGGGCGCCGAGTCTCCGGATGTGGTGCGCGGGACGGTGTCGGGTTCCGGTGGTGTGGCCGGGATTTTCGCTGGGCAGGGCGGCCAGTGGGTCGGCATGGGCCGGGCGCTGTGGGAAGCGTCGCCGGTGTTCGCGGAGTCGATGGCCGCCTGTGAACGGGCTCTTGCTCCGTGGGTCGACTGGTCGTTGTCCGACGTGCTGGACGATCCGGTGGCGATGGGCCGGGTCTCGGTGGTGCAGCCCGTGTCATGGGCGGTGGCGACCTCGCTCGCGGCGCTGTGGGCGGACGTGGGTGTGGTTCCGGCCGTGGTGGTGGGCCATTCGCAAGGGGAGATCGCGGCCGCGTGTGTTGCCGGGGCGCTGAGCCTCGACGACGCGGCACGGGTCGTCGCGGTGCGATCGGGCTTGATCGAACGGTCCTTGTCCGGGCTGGGCACGATGGGGTCGATCGCGTGGCCGGCCGAGCGGGTCGAGGAAGCGATCAGCACGTTGGGCCTGGCCGGTGTCGGCGTTGCCGCGGTGAACAGCCCGGCCGCGGTGATCGTGTCCGGGCCGGTCGGCGAACTCGAAACCTTGGTCGCGCACTGCGCGGCCAAAGGCGCGCGGGCGCGTCGGATTCCGGTGGACTACGCCTCGCACTCGGCCCAGGTCGACACGATCGCCGACGAACTGCGTACCGCGCTGAAGGGAATCACCCCGCAGACCTCGGTCATCCCGATGGTCTCCAGTGTCACCGGGCAACGCATCGACACGACCACCCTCGACGCGGACTACTGGGTGCAGAACTTGCGCTCCACCGTGCGGTTCGCCGACGCGATCACCGCCGTCGCCGAGAGTGGGTTCAGCCGGTTCCTCGAGATCAGCGCCCACCCCGTGCTGAGCGCTGCCGTCGAAGACACCACGTACGAGTCCGGGGCACCGGCCACCGTGCTCACCACCCTCACCCGCGACAACGGCGACCACCGCCAGTGGCTCACCGCCGTGGCCACGGCCTACGTCAAGGGGATCGACCTCACGTTGCCCCAACCGACGCCTCGGCCGGCGTACCTGCTCGAACTGCCGACGTATCCGTTCCAGCACCAGCACTTCTGGCTCACCCCGCGGACCACGGCCGCGGGCGGCGCGGCGGACGACGCGTTCTGGTCCGCGGTGGAGAAGCACGACGTGCCCGCGTTCGCGGAAGTCCTCGGCGGCGACCCGCCGGCGGAGTTCTGGGGGCAGGCCTTGCCGGTGCTGGCGCAGTGGCACGAAGGGCGCCGGCGCAGCGAGCGCCTCGACGCGTGGCGCTACCGCCTCACCTGGAAACGGCAGACCGGAGACCGACCGGCGAGGCCGTCGGGAACCTGGCTCGTCGTCGCTCCGGCCGCCGAGCAGAGCACGGTCGACGCACTGCTCGCCGAAGGCCTCGACGGCTTCGTCGTGCCGGCCGAGGCCGAGGCGACCCGGGAGCGGATTGCCGAGGACATCACGGACGCCCTGGCGCGGCACGGGAACCAGGCCGGCGACCTGACCGGTGTCCTCTGCCTGACGCCGCTGGACGAACGTCCGCTGACCCGGCACCCCGTGGTCCCCGCCGGTCTCGCCGGCACCGTCGCGGTGACGCAGGCGTTGGGGGCGCTGGAGATCGAGGTGCCGGTGTGGCTGTTCACCCGGGGCGCGGTCGCGGTCGACGACGCCGAGCCGGTGTCGGCCGGCCAGCGCGAGAGCTGGGGCCTCGGGCAGGTGCACGGGCTCGAGAACCCCCGGTCCTGGGGCGGCCTGGTGGATCTCCCGGCCGCGCCGGACGAGCACACCGCCCGTCGGGTGCTGGGCGTGCTCACCTCCGGTGAGGACCAGGTCGCGGTGCGAGCATCGGGCGTGTGGGCGCGCCGGCTCGTGCGCGGCGCGGGCGGCCCCGGGACGTGGACCCCGCGAGGGACGGTGCTGGTCACCGGCGGGACCGGTGGCGTGGGCTCGCACCTCACCCGCTGGCTCGTCGCGAACGGCGCCGACCGGGTAGTGCTGGTGTCGCGCCGCGGTGCCGACGCCGTGAGCGAGCCGGATTCGGTGGGTTCCGTGGTTTCGGTGGTCCGCTGTGACGTGGCCGATCGGGATGCGCTGGCGGAAGTTGTGGCCGGCCTTTCGGATGAGCTCACCGCCGTTGTCCATGCCGCCGGTGTCGCCAGCTACGGGCCCACTGCCGGCCTCACCCCGGACGATCTCGCCGAGGCGACGCTCGGGAAGGTCGCGGGCGCGCGGAACCTCGACGAGCTGACCGCGGATCTCGACCTCGACGCCTTCGTGCTCTTCTCGTCGGGCTCGGCGGTATGGGGCAGCGCGGGCAACGGCGCCTACGCCGCCGGCAACGCGTTCCTGGACGGGCTGGCGGAGCAGCGGCGGGCCCGCGGTCTGCCGGCCACGGCGATCGCCTGGGGCGCGTGGGGATCCGGCGGCATGCTGCAGGACAACGAAGGCGCGGCCGAGGCACTGACGCGGCTGGGCCTGCGGATGATGGACCCCGAGCTGGCCGTGGCGGCGATGGCCGAGGCCGTGGCCAGCGGTGAGACGGCGTTGACGGTGTCCGATATGGACTGGGCCCGGTTCACCCCGGCTTACACGATGGCGCGGCGCCGTCCGCTGATCGAGGACATCCCCGAGGTCGCCGCCGTGCTGAGGGAGCAGGCCGAGACCACAGCGGACACCTCGACCGGAGACGAGCTGCGCGAGCGCCTCGCCGGTCTGCTGGAGGCCGAGCGTCACGCGGTGCTGCTCGGCCTCGTCCGCAAGCATCTCGCCGCGGTGCTGCGATACGACTCGCCGGACGCCATCGCCGACGACCGGGCACTGGCGGAGCTCGGGTTCGACTCGCTCACGGCGGTCGAACTGCGCACGCGCCTGGGTGCCGAGACCGGGCTCGTCCTGCCGGCCACGCTCGTGTTCGACCACCCGACACCCGCGGCGTTGGCGCGGTTCGTGCTCGCGCGACTCGTGCCGGCCGAGCAGTCGCTCACCGACTTCGTGGACGTCGCCCGCGAGCTCAACCGGATCGCCGGCGCGCTGCCGGGCCTCGGCGCGGCGCGGGACGACGTCGCCCGGCGGCTGCGGGAGCTCCTGGCCGCGCTCGACGGCCCCGGCGAGGACCCGGACGCCGACGTCGACCTCGACACCGCGTCCGACGACGAGATCTTCGACTTCATCGATCACGACCTGGGTGTGTCCTGACCCGTCCCCGCTTACGCGACCATCACCCCGGAATGAGGAAGCATGACCGAGGACAAGCTGCGCACCTACCTCAAGCGCGTGACGACCGACCTGCAGCAGACGCGTCAGCGGCTGAAGGAGAGCCAGGAGCGGCAGCGCGAGCCGATCGCCGTGGTCGGTATGGCCTGCCGGCTGCCGGGCGGGGCCGACACGCCTGAGCAGCTGTGGCAGCTGGTCGTCGACGAGGTGGACGCGGTCGGCCCGTTCCCGACCGACCGCGGCTGGGACCTGGCCGCGCTGTACGACGCCGACCCGGACCGGTCGGGCACCACGTACACGACGCAGGGCGCGTTCCTGCGCGGCGCGGGCAACTTCGACCCGTCGGTGTTCGGCATTTCGCCGCGCGAGGCCTCGATGATGGATCCGCAGCAGCGGTTGCTGCTCGAGATCTCGTGGGAAGCGGTGGAGCGGGCGGGGATCGCGCCGTTGTCGTTGCGGGGCAGCCGGACCGGGGTGTTCGTCGGCGGCGCGGCGCTCGAACACACCGCGGCGCTGATGGGCGTGCCGGGCGGGGAGGCGTACGCGCTGACCGGCGGCACGGGCAGCGTGATGTCCGGCCGCATCGCCTACGTCCTCGGGCTCGAGGGACCGGCCGTGTCGGTCGACACGGCCTGCTCTTCGTCGCTCGTCGCGATGCACACGGCCATCCAGTCCCTGCGGCAGAACGACTGCTCGCTCGCCCTGGCGGGTGGGGCCGCGATTCTCGCCACCCCGTCGGGATTCGTGGCGTTCGCGCGTCAGCGCGGGCTGGCGGTCGACGGCCGGTGCAAGGCGTTTTCCGACGCGGCCGACGGGATCGGCTGGGGCGAGGGTGCC
Protein-coding regions in this window:
- a CDS encoding type I polyketide synthase, which translates into the protein MMSTSATEVVDALRASLVENERLRRQNQRLASAAAEPVAIVGIACRFPGGVHGPEELWRLVADGRDAMTAFPADRGWDGFDVPTAREAAFLTEAGEFDAPFFGISPREALTMDPQQRLLLEAAWEAVEHAGVDPVSLRGSRAGVFVGGASQEYGALLAESGQAPGYALTGVPGSVMSGRIAYCLGLEGPAVTVDTACSSSLVALHLATRSLRSGECDLALAGGVLVMSTPAIFAEFAGQGGSAGNGRCKPFADAADGTGWGEGVGLLAVMRLSDARRRGLRVLATVRGTAVNSDGASNGLTAPSGPSQQRVIRAALADAGLSLSDVDAVEAHGTGTRLGDPIEAHALLATYGQDRSGDRPLWIGSIKSNIGHTQYAAGVAGVIKMVMALRHRVLPRTLHVDRPTSQVDWTAGAVELLGENRPWPDPGRVRRAGVSSFGISGTNAHVVLEQAEPFEPTEPSAAEPAQIPLPPVLVSARGSDALGEQAAQLATWLSRTPDADPGDVARAMAAGRASLEERAAVVAGDRAGVLAGLRALAGGEVVPGVVRDRVREGRLAFSFAGQGAQRPGMARSLYEAFPVFAAAFDEICAAFAPGLDRPLADVVFAVEGTDAAAALGTTTYTQPALFAVEVALYRLLESWGVRPDVVLGHSIGELAAAHVAGLWTLADACAVVLARARLMGELPAGGAMVAVGLPEEQVRAVLAEHGDQVGVAAVNGPASVVVSGVEPAVLEVAAQFAAQGARTRRLAVSHAFHSPLMAPMLDAFRAVLERVTFGVPQLPAVSGLTGALVTAEQWRDPGYWVRHVRETVRFADGVGTLVDRGVATILELGPGSAGTAMAEECLAFRETEPDAVVCAAGMRGDRGEVDALYAAVTRAYVRGAALDREAFTGGRPRSAVELPTYAFRHRRYWLDGEPGSRTPNPPADAEFWAAVEQAEPVRFADLLGSDAAVWEPVLPALARWHRDRDRHALLGSWRYRTDWSPVPVASARALGDWLVMLPEGEDEFAARVTGALREHGATVRTVSATSAEDLAARLSGALDGFTPAGVLSLLGLAEGADPEFPALSSGLSTTVSLFGTLAGVDAPLWILTRSAVAVGRTDEVVSPAQRQLWGLGQVAGLELPRSWGGLVDLPADPDERVLDRLAGVLTATGGEDQVAIRAAGVFGRRLVRAAGGPGRGRGGWRPRGTVLVTGGTGGLGAQVARWLVANGAERLVLASRRGPAAAGAGELRAELSAAGAEVVIEACDVADREAVTALLARVPDEQPLRAVVHAAGIAEYRDLLSSSAADFAVAAGAKAAGARHLHDLTAQLDLDAFVLFSSGAAAWGGAGQAAYASANAYLDGLAEHRRARGLTATSIAWGPWRAGGMAADVDDEALLRRGLRAMDPEPALAALGEAVGSGAATCTIAAIDWARFTPAYTMARRRPLIEGVPEVVGILSAEEEPAGTEAGDELRTRLAAMAEAEQRMSLLELVRRAAAEVLGLPGPTSIGAGTAFGSQGFDSLTAMELRTRLGTATGLTLPAALVFDFPTPAELADALRERLLGVTTAREAAVARAVADEPVAVVGMGCRLPGGVSSPEDLWRLVSDGVDAVSGFPADRGWEAWPGSAGGRGGFLAEVGGFDAGFFGVSPREALAMDPQQRLLLEVSWEAVERAGIDPLSLHGSRTGVYVGGTVQEYSTVLVNSAESDSGYVLTGAAGSVLSGRLSYFLGLQGPAVSVDTACSSSLVGLHLAAQALRGGECDLALAGGVAVMSTPGNFVEFSRQGGLAADGRCKAFSSAADGTGWAEGVGVLVLERLSDARRNGHRVLAVVRGSAVNQDGASNGLTAPNGPSQERVIRDALAAAGLEPSEVDAVEGHGTGTKLGDPIEVEALLATYGRDRLGGEPLWLGSLKSNLGHTQAAAGVAGVIKAVAALRHGRLPATLHVDAPSGEVDWSSGAVELLTEAREWPATGRPRRVGVSSFGMSGTNAHVVLEQALEEEPVVSEPSDGVVLVPLSGVTDAALAGQAGRLSAHLASHPDVSEVAVAHTLSVGRSRFEHRAVVIGDRTSMPAGLSAVAEGAESPDVVRGTVSGSGGVAGIFAGQGGQWVGMGRALWEASPVFAESMAACERALAPWVDWSLSDVLDDPVAMGRVSVVQPVSWAVATSLAALWADVGVVPAVVVGHSQGEIAAACVAGALSLDDAARVVAVRSGLIERSLSGLGTMGSIAWPAERVEEAISTLGLAGVGVAAVNSPAAVIVSGPVGELETLVAHCAAKGARARRIPVDYASHSAQVDTIADELRTALKGITPQTSVIPMVSSVTGQRIDTTTLDADYWVQNLRSTVRFADAITAVAESGFSRFLEISAHPVLSAAVEDTTYESGAPATVLTTLTRDNGDHRQWLTAVATAYVKGIDLTLPQPTPRPAYLLELPTYPFQHQHFWLTPRTTAAGGAADDAFWSAVEKHDVPAFAEVLGGDPPAEFWGQALPVLAQWHEGRRRSERLDAWRYRLTWKRQTGDRPARPSGTWLVVAPAAEQSTVDALLAEGLDGFVVPAEAEATRERIAEDITDALARHGNQAGDLTGVLCLTPLDERPLTRHPVVPAGLAGTVAVTQALGALEIEVPVWLFTRGAVAVDDAEPVSAGQRESWGLGQVHGLENPRSWGGLVDLPAAPDEHTARRVLGVLTSGEDQVAVRASGVWARRLVRGAGGPGTWTPRGTVLVTGGTGGVGSHLTRWLVANGADRVVLVSRRGADAVSEPDSVGSVVSVVRCDVADRDALAEVVAGLSDELTAVVHAAGVASYGPTAGLTPDDLAEATLGKVAGARNLDELTADLDLDAFVLFSSGSAVWGSAGNGAYAAGNAFLDGLAEQRRARGLPATAIAWGAWGSGGMLQDNEGAAEALTRLGLRMMDPELAVAAMAEAVASGETALTVSDMDWARFTPAYTMARRRPLIEDIPEVAAVLREQAETTADTSTGDELRERLAGLLEAERHAVLLGLVRKHLAAVLRYDSPDAIADDRALAELGFDSLTAVELRTRLGAETGLVLPATLVFDHPTPAALARFVLARLVPAEQSLTDFVDVARELNRIAGALPGLGAARDDVARRLRELLAALDGPGEDPDADVDLDTASDDEIFDFIDHDLGVS